In one Cryptococcus deuterogattii R265 chromosome 9, complete sequence genomic region, the following are encoded:
- a CDS encoding phospholipase D, protein MAAQEDVYDVALHNGGFASLVSDLIHRQHGEEGPEHHIKNSQLSVGIGVSKNLPSTGLKRNTEDRLEKEAERSGNNEDWRPKSGSQLHSSLLFTDAEGRDDSSTMSQQGRGQEEAEGKGSSQHEKFIPDNFDNHITQSPVEEHGGSPSSSIPKSLTSSVRVIRIDDSAKSSNEQQSVDQPMGRSPSIQKQIPDEAGRSPNQLPGMKSEDKPGPMNEIYLEPRITHIHYHEHLEPTVRGIRHGPILNVTPDGEAELPPGETSQSSRRPSSNHIFNCMTRNSRDSNDFPVSAPNGDAPDGIWRSALQQPGTGGKDKKKAASSRFSSFRGDEVTTGESEAEDSGPGTPTEAAQKRWSMLRHRILPSRSSFGGNPTGPTPGRVSALAPTVIASVPLTTELFAGQLPVMILKTWIDRDEDGRKAVPVLLGNLRFRVGDSVGLRQGKEATGKEMFKVECEYGDGAVKWVIFRELRDFLSLHAHYKAANFGTSVAGLRSTRRVEIPDFPRMSIPYLNKFERTPGGKDKEKVKHIGKAEHAQASRDALQQYLVELIRAVIFRPESNRLCKFFELSALTLALAPRGGFQGKTGFLKIPGSNVSRRANQPGLTPQSWKSSKEPKWFIVRDTYCVATDGPETTDFYDVFLFDSDFTIIRPKRYYRQGINILSGHAAAKHIKLKNGSDTNNNISIPERVDTDNPFNREVIVRSGEGQGSKAQNMHDETEHEASQHTFYIVNSQRKLKLVAKNARQMHQFIVSMERIASQCAWTKRNRFDSFAPLRLNVAAQWLVDGRDYFWNLSRAINMAKDRIYIHDWWISPELYLRRPGDERYRLDNLLKRKAEDGVKIFIIIYNEVSDKTTPVDSQYTKRTLMNLHPNIMIQRSPSHFQTGTFYWSHHEKLCVIDETIAFMGGLDLCYGRWDTPQHVLIDEEFSEPDGPNGPVWRGKDYANERVMEYTNLDKPFEDMFDRTKVPRMPWHDVGLQIVGQPARDLCRHFVQRWNLLIRTKNHKRRMPFLLPAADFTGRELQDLKLQGTCEVQICRSVGPWSMGTSTKIEHSIQNAYCKSIETSEHFVYIENQFFITSTIVGGVAVENSIGDSLVNRIIRAHKEGQDWRACIVIPLLPGYTYPLDSNEASSVRLILECQNRTISRGTSSIFSRLRKEGIDPDDYITFFSLRGWSKFKTGVLTSEQVYVHGKTMVVDDRLVLCGSANINERSQRGDRDSELLAVIRDTDMVDGIMAGRPYKVGRFAHTLRVRLMREHVGVDVDALDEEHLMSREPIAEADEVETWDPDHEQQSETEGDDGITQVKKRAAKERLMNTFSAGLASLTKGMSENAISSVKKTADKIVHPVAVIASGQTAAHHQLNVGDPSEREDYQPEGETSKGFASSVVPTLEEKIIFERRQSAQKANGRPFFDLQEERSQQGGQDVSQTKSKDEREEPSETKVPRKAKEHITLFDGDSTAQKSSVPRSQIESSSKELFGTPANISTLNDDLPVRGTDRQAEGEGKGTDEGQTALKARKILRKHLNANVQVSPWSMPAPTPDINPNSFHDPLDGRFWKNVWVATAVHNTEIFRKVFRCVPDDLVTSWVQYKAFANHAEKFNKEPEDVAQGGSDEPVKVTHDGPGTHGAGGGGSGGGQVGTMLMDKESNESETIGPDVVDGKPRDRLGLGAGGTRNSIKGGELKMEAEKDKRPSQPDEAWAEWERYEMEKLLNEVRGHLVIYPTRFLEAEDLANNFLFNSDKILPLPIYN, encoded by the exons ATGGCCGCGCAAGAAGATGTGTACGACGTGGCACTACATAACGGGGGCTTCGCGTCACTTGTATCCGACCTGATACACAGGCAGCACGGCGAAGAAGGACCTGAGCATCATATAAAGAACTCGCAGTTGAGCGTTGGCATTGGCGTCAGCAAAAATCTTCCTAGCACTGGACTGAAACGAAATACAGAGGATCGgttggagaaagaagctgaACGAAGCGGTAATAATGAAGATTGGCGGCCTAAAAGCGGTAGCCAATTGCACTCAAGCCTTTTGTTTACTGATGCTGAGGGTCGAGACGACTCAAGTACTATGTCAcagcaaggaagaggccaagaagaagcggaaggaaaaggttCAAGTCAGCATGAGAAGTTCATCCCTGACAATTTTGACAATCACATCACCCAATCTCCTGTCGAAGAACATGGCGGCTCTCCGTCCAGTTCAATACCCAAGAGCCTTACCAGCTCTGTCCGAGTGATCCGTATAGATGACTCTGCCAAAAGCTCTAATGAACAACAATCTGTCGATCAGCCCATGGGTAGATCTCCGAGCATCCAGAAGCAAATCCCAGACGAGGCTGGGAGATCTCCCAACCAGCTCCCAGGCATGAAGTCTGAAGACAAGCCAGGACCTATGAACGAGATTTATCTTGAACCTCGTATTACCCATATTCAT TACCATGAACATCTCGAGCCGACTGTTCGCGGCATCCGTCACGGGCCCATCCTTAACGTCACGCCTGACGGAGAAGCGGAGCTTCCTCCTGGTGAAACATCACAGTCATCACGGCGACCTTCATCGAATCATATTTTTAATTGTATGACTCGAAACTCTAGAGACAGCAACGATTTTCCGGTGTCGGCCCCCAATGGAGATGCTCCAGATGGTATTTGGAGAAGTGCTTTGCAGCAACCCGGCACGGGCGGgaaggataaaaaaaaggctGCTAGCTCAAGATTTAGCAGCTTCCGGGGGGACGAGGTTACGACGGGCGAGTCTGAGGCTGAGGACTCTGGACCAGGGACTCCGACCGAGGCCGCTCAGAAAAGGTGGTCAATGCTCAGGCATCGCATCCTGccctctcgctcttcttttggtGGTAATCCCACTGGCCCAACACCTGGAAGAGTTTCTGCCCTAGCTCCTACAGTTATTGCGTCTGTTCCTCTTACCACTGAGCTGTTTGCTGGTCAGTTGCCGGTTATGATCCTCAAGACCTGGATAGATAGAGACGAAGACGGCAGAAAAGCTGTACCCGTCCTGCTGGGTAATCTGAGGTTCAGGGTCGGTGATAGTGTAGGGTTGAGACAAGGCAAGGAAGCAACAGGAAAGGAGATGTTCAAGGTGGAGTGCGAATATGGGGACGGTGCTGTCAAATGG GTCATTTTCCGCGAACTCCGTGatttcctctctctccatgCCCACTACAAAGCCGCTAACTTTGGTACCTCGGTCGCTGGTCTTCGCTCCACTCGACGCGTCGAAATCCCTGACTTCCCTCGCATGAGTATTCCTTATCTCAACAAGTTTGAAAGAACACCTGGAgggaaagacaaagagaAAGTCAAACATATTGGCAAGGCTGAGCATGCTCAGGCCAGTAGGGATGCCTTGCAGCAGTACCTTGTAGAACTTATTCGTGCTGTC ATTTTCCGACCTGAATCCAATCGCCTCTGTAAATTTTTTGAACTCTCTGCCCTTACTCTGGCTCTCGCCCCACGTGGAGGGTTCCAAGGCAAAACTGGCTTCCTCAAAATCCCTGGATCAAACGTGTCAAGACGAGCCAACCAGCCTGGCTTGACTCCCCAGAGTTGGAAGTCGAGCAAAGAGCCTAAGTGGTTCATTGTCAGGGATACTTACTGCGTAGCTACCGACGGGCCCGAGACG ACCGACTTCTATgatgtcttcctctttgattCCGATTTCACTATCATTCGTCCTAAACGATACTATCGCCAAGGTATTAACATTCTTTCCGGACACGCCGCTGCTAAACATATTAAGCTCAAGAATGGCAGTGAtaccaacaacaacattaGCATTCCTGAACGTGTTGACACCGACAACCCATTTAATCGAGAGGTTATTGTcagaagtggagaaggacaaggatcTAAAGCCCAAAACATGCATGATGAGACAGAGCACGAAGCGAGCCAGCATACGTTCTATATTGTGAATTCGCAGAGGAAATTGAAGCTGGTTGCGAAGAATGCG AGGCAAATGCATCAGTTCATTGTGTCAATGGAAAGAATTGCGTCTCAGTGTGCTTGGACCAAGCGTAACAGGTTCGATTCCTTTGCACCTTTGCGGCTGAATGTCGCGGCACAGTGGCTTGTTGACGGT CGAGATTACTTTTGGAATCTCAGTCGAGCGATAAACATGGCCAAAGACCGTATCTATATCCATGACTGGTGGATCTCTCCTGAGCTTTATCTGCGTCGACCTGGTGATGAGAGATACAGGCTCGATAATTTATTGAAGCGCAAAGCTGAGGATGGAGTCAAGATttttatcatcatcta TAATGAAGTCTCGGACAAAACTACTCCGGTTGACAGTCAATACACTAAGCGAACACTCATGAATCTTCACCCTAACATCATGATTCAAAGATCGCCTTCGCACTTCCAAACCGGGACATTCTATTGGTCACAT CATGAGAAACTTTGCGTGATTGATGAGACGATCGCGTTTATGGGTGGTCTTGACTT GTGTTATGGCCGATGGGATACTCCTCAACACGTCCTaattgatgaagaattcAGTGAACCCGACGGTCCTAATGGTCCCGTCTGGCGAGGCAAGGATTACGCCAATGAGCGCGTTATGGAGTATACGAACCTTGACAAACCGTTTGAAGATATGTTTGACAGAACAAAGGTTCCCCGTATGCCTTG GCACGATGTCGGTCTCCAAATTGTTGGTCAACCTGCACGAGACCTTTGTCGTCACTTTGTGCAACGTTGGAATCTTCTTATCAGAACTAAGAACCACAAGCGTCGCatgccttttcttcttcctgctgcAGACTTTACTGGGCGAGAACTTCAGGACTTAAAACTCCAGGGTACGTGTGAAGTCCAGATCTGTCGGTCGGTAGGACCATGGTCTATGGGCACTTCGACGAAGATTGAACATTCAATTCAGAATGCTTACTGCAAAT CCATCGAAACTTCTGAACACTTTGTCTATATCGAGAACCAATTTTTCATCACTTCAACTATTGTTGGTGgtgttgctgttgagaaTAGTATTGGTGATTCTCTCGTCAATCGTATCATCCGCGCACACaaagaaggtcaagattGGCGGGCTTGTATTGTCATTCCTCTGTTGCCTGGATACACCTATCCCCTCGACTCAAATGAGGCGAGCTCAGTGAGACTGATCTTGGAATGTCAAAATAGGACAATTTCCAGAGGAACAAGttcaatcttctcaaggttaagaaaggagggaatTGAT CCTGATGATTACAtcacattcttctctttaaGAGGATGGTCCAAATTCAAAACAGGTGTCTTGACTAGCGAGCAGGTTTATGTTCATGGCAAGACCATGGTTGTAGATGATC GCCTTGTGTTGTGTGGCTCTGCTAACATCAATGAGCGCAGTCAGCGTGGCGATCGAGACTCTGAGCTTTTGGCTGTGATCCGTGACACTGATATGGTTGACGG AATCATGGCAGGTCGTCCATATAAAGTTGGCCGCTTTGCCCACACTCTTCGTGTTCGCCTCATGCGTGAACATGTTggtgttgatgttgatgctctggatgaagagcatCTCATGTCTCGAGAGCCTATTGCCGAGGCTGATGAGGTGGAAACTTGGGACCCAGACCACGAGCAGCAGAGCGAAACCGAAGGGGACGATGGCATTACGCAAGTCAAAAAACGCGCAGCGAAGGAACGTCTTATGAACACTTTTTCCGCGGGTTTGGCAAGTT TAACGAAAGGCATGTCTGAAAACGCCATTTCAAGTGTTAAGAAGACAGCAGATAAGATCGTCCATCCTGTTGCTGTCATTGCATCTGGTCAAACTGCTGCCCATCACCAGCTTAATGTGGGTGACCCCTCCGAGCGAGAAGATTATCAGCCTGAAGGCGAAACATCTAAAGGTTTTGCTTCTTCCGTGGTGCCTACTCTTGAAGAGAAAATCATTTTTGAGCGTCGACAAAGTGCCCAAAAAGCGAACGGCAGGCCTTTTTTTGACCTCCAAGAAGAACGCAGTCAACAAGGCGGACAGGATGTTAGTCAGACCAAGAGCAAGGACGAAAGAGAGGAACCTAGTGAAACAAAGGTTCCTAGAAAGGCCAAGGAGCATATCACGCTTTTTGATGGGGATTCGACAGCGCAGAAATCTAGCGTTCCACGATCGCAAATCGAATCTTCCAGCAAGGAACTCTTTGGAACTCCGGCCAACATTTCCACCTTAAATGATGATTTACCCGTACGAGGGACGGACCGCCAAGCGGAAGGTGAGGGGAAAGGGACGGATGAGGGTCAGACGGCTCTTAAGGCGCGAAAAATTTTGAGGAAGCATTTGAATGCCAACGTACAGGTGTCTCCGTGGAGCATGCCAGCGCCTACGCCAGATATCAACCCCAACAGCTTTCACGATCCGTTGGATGGAAGGTTTTGGAAAAATGTGTGGGTGGCCACTGCTGTTCATAAC ACTGAAATCTTCCGAAAAGTCTTCAGATGTGTT CCTGATGATCTCGTCACTTCTTGGGTTCAGTACAAAGCTTTCGCTAATCACGCCGAAAAGTTCAACAAGGAGCCTGAAGATGTCGCCCAAGGAGGCAGCGACGAACCCGTTAAGGTAACTCACGATGGCCCCGGTACGCATGGTGCAGGCGGTGGTGGATCTGGTGGTGGTCAAGTAGGCACAATGTTAATGGATAAGGAAAGTAACGAAAGCGAGACGATTGGGCCTGATGTCGTGGATGGGAAACCTAGAGACCGCCTCGGCCTGGGAGCAGGGGGGACCAGGAACTCGATCAAGGGAGGCGaattgaagatggaggctgaaaaggacaagaggCCAAGCCAGCCCGACGAGGCTTGGGCTGAATGGGAAAGGtatgagatggagaagctgTTAAATGAAGTGCGAGGGCATCTAG TAATTTATCCCACAAGATTCTTAGAAGCGGAAGACCTCGCGAACAATTTCCTTTTTAAC TCCGACAAGATCTtgcctcttcccatttACAATTGA
- a CDS encoding dihydrolipoyl dehydrogenase, with translation MFARQPLSQHLLRPLSRPSSSFSRPSTLPKLAFLQSARGFASASEPYDVVIIGGGPGGYVAAIKAAQLGFKTACIEKRGALGGTCLNVGCIPSKAMLNNSHIFHQTQHDLKNRGIDVSGVQLNLPKMLAAKEASVKALTGGIETYLFKKNGIDYIKGEASFETANKLSVKLLEGGETQVEAKNVIIATGSEVTPFPGLEIDEERIVSSTGALELKEVPKKMVVIGGGVIGLELGSVWSRLGAEVTVVEYLGAIGAGMDGEVGKQFQRILTKQGFKFKLNTKVVSGHREGDIVKLKVDSAKGGKEETIEADVVLVAIGRRPVTKGLNLEAIGVETDKKGRVVIDNEFNTSAKGVKCIGDVTFGPMLAHKAEEEGIAAVEILKTGHGHVNYDAIPSVVYTHPEVAWVGKNEEELKAAGIQYKIGKFPFAANSRAKTNQDSEGFVKFIVEKETDQVLGCHIIGPNAGEMIASATLALEYKASAEDIARTCHAHPTLSEAFKEAALASYGKTINF, from the exons ATGTTCGCCAGACAGCCCCTC TCACAGCACCTCCTCCGTCCCCTTTCCcgcccctcttcttccttttcccgTCCTTCCACCCTCCCTAAACTTGCTTTCCTCCAATCCGCCCGTGGTTTCGCTTCTGCTTCTGAACCGTACGACGTGGTCATCATCGGTGGTGGGCCTGGTGGATATGTTGCTGCAATCAAGGCTGCTCAGCTCGGTTTCAAG ACCGCCTGTATTGAGAAACGAGGTGCTCTTGGTGGCACTTGTTTGAACGTCGGTTGTATCCCTTCCAAAGCAAT GCTTAACAACTCGcacatcttccatcaaaCTCAGCATGATCTCAAGAACCGTGGTATTGATGTTTCTGGTGTTCAGCTTAACCTTCCCAAAATGCTTGCCGCCAAGGAGGCGTCTGTCAAAGCTCTTACCGGCGGTATCGAGACCTATCTCTTTAAGAAGAACGGCATCGATTACATCAAGGGTGAGGCCTCCTTTGAGACCGCCAACAAGCTCAGCGTCAAGCTTTTGGAAGGCGGTGAGACCCAAGTTGAGGCGAAGAACGTTATCATTGCCACTGGCTCTGAAGTAACACCGTTTCCTGGTTTGGAAATTGACGAGGAGAGGATTGTCAGCTCTACTGGTGCTTTGGAATTGAAAGAGGTGCCCAAGAAG ATGGTCGTCATTGGCGGTGGTGTCATTGGTCTTGAACTCGGCTCCGTCTGGTCTAGATTAGGTGCCGAGGTCACGGTTGTCGAATATCTGGGAGCTATCGGCGCCGGCATGGATGGCGAGGTTGG CAAGCAGTTCCAGAGAATCCTCACCAAACAGGGCTTCAAgttcaagctcaacacTAAGGTTGTTTCCGGCCATAGGGAGGGCGACATCGTCAAGCTTAAGGTCGATTCTGCCAAGGGCGGCAAGGAGGAAACCATTGAGGCCGACGTTGTGCTCGTCGCCATTGGTCGACGACCCGTTACTAAGGGTCTCAATCTCGAAGCGATAGGTGTTGAAACTGacaagaagggaagggttGTCATTGATAACGAGTTTAACACCAGCGCCAAGGGTGTTAAGTGCATCGGTGACGTCACTTTTGGTCCCATGCTTGCCCACaaggctgaggaggagg GTATCGCTGCCGTCGAAATTCTCAAGACCGGCCATGGCCATGTCAATTACGATGCCATCCCATCCGTTGTTTACACTCATCCTGAGGTTGCTTGGGTTGGTaaaaatgaggaagaactCAAGGCAGCTGGAATTCAATACAAGATCGGCAAATTTCCTTTTGCTGCCAACTCTAGGGCCAAGACGAACCAGGACTCTGA GGGCTTTGTGAAATTT attgttgagaaggagactGATCAAGTTCTCGGTTGTCATATCATCGGCCCTAACGCGGGCGAAATGATTGCCTCTGCCACCCTTGCCCTCGAGTACAAGGCGTCTGCCGAGGATATCGCCCGGACATGCCATGCCCACCCCACATTGTCAGAGG CCTTCAAGGAGGCGGCTTTGGCATCCTACGGCAAGACCATCAACTTTTAA
- a CDS encoding uncharacterized protein (genome sequence mistake) encodes MRTGMVDEGVGDEVVKLLKKELETKSREGMDDVLGDAAWTVEVAATATICNLIADFSPFRPVILSDNTLPIIVHLTHSSYTPLALNALWSIKNLLFHADLPTKSSFMSIFTYSWLRQIISSTMPEDIQEQGLEVVQNLLAEESGAEVMRMVERLGGEDVDGKRGGIEGFLDFLVDLLSDTGAPMCSEVRLSAMYVMVNLSLGNEKLRTALMARVELLEVLSEALNVPRDPLKIPAILTYHNLLESSAKTHRPRQNILDILEPYLLKPRLKKLSEESRNLDVVQKSIKLLDVLERERATKTVTVPSAR; translated from the exons ATGAGGACTGGTATGGTGGACGAAGgtgttggagatgaggttgTAAAGCttctgaagaaggagtTAGAGACCAAGTCAAGAGAAGGTATGGATGATGTCCTGGGAGATGCTGCTTGGACAGTGGAAGTTGCTGCTACTGCCACTATTTGTAATCTCATTGCCGATTTTTCGCCTTTCAGACCT GTTATACTCTCGGACAATACTCTGCCCATCATAGTTCACCTGACCCACTCTTCCTACACTCCTCTAGCTCTCAACGCCCTATGGTCAATAAAAAATTTACTTTTCCACGCCGATCTACCGACCAAAAGTTCTTTCATGTCTATCTTTACATATTCCTGGCTTCGGCAAATCATCTCATCCACGATGCCCGAAGATATTCAAGAACAAGGTTTAGAGGTTGTTCAGAACCTTTTGGCGGAAGAATCGGGTGCAGaggtgatgaggatggtTGAAAGGCTGGGAGGtgaggatgttgatgggAAGCGTGGTGGAATAGAAGGTTTTTTGGACTTCTTGGTGGATTTGCTAAGCGATACGGGAGCCCCGATGTGTTCAGAAGTTCGATTGTCC GCCATGTACGTCATGGTGAATCTCTCTCTGGGCAATGAAAAGCTACGGACGGCGTTGATGGCAAGGGTAGAACTGTTAGAAGTGCTGTCAGAGGCATTG AATGTACCCCGGGACCCGCTCAAGATCCCTGCGATCCTGACGTACCACAACCTTCTCGAGTCATCTGCCAAAActcatcgtcctcgacAGAACATACTAGATATTCTGGAACCCTACCTCTTAAAGCCAAGGCTCAAAAAGCTGTCTGAAGAGTCAAGAAATTTGGATGTGGTTCAAAAATCTATCAAGTTACTGGATGTGCtcgaaagagaaagggcgACTAAAACGGTGACAGTTCCGAGCGCAAGGTGA